One segment of Methanolinea mesophila DNA contains the following:
- a CDS encoding histidine kinase N-terminal 7TM domain-containing protein, whose amino-acid sequence MATAVLAVLTVIAWQYRHLKEGRAVILYLGAATLWAGAYAGEVASPEFALNYLFVVLAYIGVVTVPVAWFMFVLVYTGKGKRVNTSTVIALFVVPLLTLTLVVTNQYHHLFYSSATAVVTTSGITWVYSYGPLFLIHALYSYGLIVAGIALLASRYPGSPALFRLQIVLLIIAVGVPFLANLLRVFKAGPVTGFDTTPVIFILTGVILITAITRLRLFSLSPVAYSYLFNHMTDGVFVTNEQDLVVNINPAAAGMLGIQTKDAIGRSVQDLIPGLSHEFLGCKAEIRTECEIALPRKESGELYEVSCMPLSPGREITSGRLVILHNINARHRAQTALLMANQKLNLLNDVTRHDMLNTLTALLMNLEYARTLEGDKKISGILTDAEKSARILQEQVEFTRDYQDMGVREPAWQDLGEALRRALAGISPGSVRIESGVNGVFIYADPLLEKVLHNLVENALKYGERLTFVRVRYSTGPEGLTWYVEDDGVGISPDLKETIFRRGFGRGSGLGLFLAREILSITGMQIRETGTFGKGARFEIAVPEGSFRIAGISE is encoded by the coding sequence ATCGCCACCGCAGTCCTTGCGGTCCTTACAGTAATTGCCTGGCAGTACCGCCACCTGAAGGAAGGCCGGGCGGTCATCCTCTACCTTGGCGCTGCGACCCTCTGGGCCGGAGCATATGCCGGGGAGGTAGCGAGCCCGGAGTTCGCCCTGAATTATCTCTTTGTGGTGCTCGCCTACATCGGAGTGGTGACGGTCCCGGTGGCGTGGTTCATGTTTGTGCTGGTGTATACCGGGAAAGGAAAGCGGGTAAACACCTCCACGGTGATCGCCCTGTTCGTAGTCCCCCTCCTCACTCTGACCCTCGTGGTCACCAACCAGTACCACCACCTCTTTTACTCGTCGGCAACCGCGGTGGTCACCACTTCGGGAATAACGTGGGTCTATTCGTACGGGCCGCTTTTTCTCATCCATGCCCTGTATTCGTACGGCCTGATCGTAGCGGGGATCGCCCTCCTTGCGAGCCGTTACCCCGGATCGCCCGCCCTCTTCCGCCTCCAGATTGTCCTGCTGATCATCGCGGTAGGCGTTCCCTTCCTGGCGAACCTGTTGAGGGTCTTCAAGGCGGGACCTGTTACCGGGTTCGACACAACACCGGTGATATTCATTCTTACCGGGGTGATTCTCATCACCGCCATCACCCGGTTACGACTCTTTTCCCTCTCGCCCGTCGCCTACTCCTATCTGTTCAACCACATGACCGACGGGGTGTTCGTCACCAACGAGCAGGACCTGGTGGTGAATATCAATCCCGCCGCGGCGGGGATGCTCGGGATCCAGACTAAAGATGCTATCGGTCGCTCCGTCCAGGACCTGATCCCCGGGCTGTCACACGAGTTTCTCGGGTGCAAGGCGGAGATCCGGACGGAATGTGAGATTGCGCTTCCCAGGAAGGAGTCGGGGGAGCTCTACGAGGTGAGCTGCATGCCGCTCAGCCCCGGCCGCGAGATCACGAGCGGTCGCCTTGTGATCCTCCATAACATCAATGCAAGGCACCGGGCGCAGACCGCGTTGCTGATGGCGAACCAGAAACTGAACCTGCTCAACGATGTTACGCGACACGATATGCTCAATACGCTCACCGCCCTGCTCATGAACCTCGAATATGCGAGGACCCTTGAGGGGGACAAGAAAATATCGGGAATCCTCACCGATGCAGAGAAGTCGGCCAGGATCCTGCAGGAGCAGGTGGAGTTCACCAGGGATTACCAGGACATGGGGGTCCGTGAGCCGGCGTGGCAGGACCTCGGAGAAGCCCTCAGGAGGGCATTGGCCGGGATTTCTCCCGGCAGCGTGAGAATAGAGTCCGGGGTGAACGGGGTGTTCATCTATGCCGACCCGCTGCTCGAGAAGGTGCTCCACAACCTCGTCGAGAACGCCCTCAAATACGGTGAGCGCCTCACCTTCGTCAGGGTGCGGTACTCGACGGGCCCCGAAGGGCTGACCTGGTATGTAGAAGACGACGGGGTGGGGATCTCCCCGGACCTGAAAGAGACCATCTTCCGCAGAGGATTCGGAAGAGGATCCGGTCTCGGTCTCTTCCTCGCACGCGAGATCCTCTCCATCACCGGGATGCAAATCAGGGAGACCGGGACCTTCGGGAAGGGAGCACGGTTCGAGATCGCGGTGCCAGAAGGATCGTTTCGGATCGCCGGTATTTCTGAATAA
- a CDS encoding FUSC family protein, with translation MGEPTAAARGEVVEKVLGPVHTAVQYALVAFLSYVAASNVTIAMEGTADLALIGSLWAMISGIVVMQETRKTTLDSAWLRILGSLAGAIISAIYLVFLPFSPLGMAILIGVTVLICQGIGIPGHARLAALTVGVVMVVSGMNPEISPLVNAATRFIEVIIGSVVAVAVVWIWPYVTRPTGSSGAGRQS, from the coding sequence TTGGGAGAACCGACCGCTGCAGCAAGGGGAGAGGTGGTGGAAAAGGTCCTCGGCCCTGTCCACACCGCAGTCCAGTACGCCCTCGTGGCATTCCTGTCATACGTTGCCGCTTCTAACGTGACCATAGCCATGGAGGGTACGGCCGATCTTGCCCTTATCGGGTCGCTCTGGGCAATGATATCCGGGATCGTGGTCATGCAGGAGACCCGGAAGACCACGCTCGACAGTGCCTGGCTCCGTATCCTCGGGTCACTGGCAGGAGCGATAATCAGCGCGATATATCTTGTATTTCTCCCTTTCAGCCCGTTGGGGATGGCGATCCTGATCGGAGTGACCGTACTCATCTGCCAGGGCATCGGAATTCCCGGTCACGCCCGCCTCGCCGCACTGACCGTGGGGGTAGTGATGGTGGTATCGGGCATGAACCCTGAGATCAGCCCTCTTGTGAACGCCGCCACGCGGTTCATCGAGGTGATCATCGGGAGTGTCGTTGCGGTGGCAGTGGTCTGGATATGGCCGTACGTGACCCGGCCGACCGGCTCTTCGGGGGCAGGACGGCAGTCGTAA